A single window of Mangifera indica cultivar Alphonso chromosome 18, CATAS_Mindica_2.1, whole genome shotgun sequence DNA harbors:
- the LOC123201646 gene encoding alanine--glyoxylate aminotransferase 2 homolog 2, mitochondrial-like: MQRFGGRKILSETNSTISRRWHRCFAQLAQKQEATLRDNEVFLPKMPPFDYSPPPYTGPSADEILAKRKTYLSPSLFHFYSKPLNVVDGKKQYLFDENGRRYLDGFAGIATVGCGHSHPDVVHAVINQLKRIQHSTILYLNHVIVDFAEALASKMPGNLKVVFFTNSGTEANELALMMARLYTGSNDIISLRNAYHGNAPGTMAATGQSNWKFNVVQSGLHHALNPDPYRGVFGSDGEKYAKDVQDLIDFATSGHVAGFISEAIQGVGGIVELAPGYLPAVYESIRKAGGLCIADEVQAGYARTGSHFWSFEAQGVVPDIVTMAKGIGNGIPLGAVVTTPEIAEVLTRRSYYNTFGGNPLSTAAGHAVLKVIEKEKLQENAFVVGSYLKERLTSLMVKHEIIGDVRGRGLLLGVELVTDRQQKTPAKAEIAHLMDQMKEHGVLIGKGGYYGNVFRVTPPLCFTKEDADFLVDVMDYAMSKM; this comes from the exons ATGCAGAGATTCGGTGGGAGAAAGATATTATCGGAAACAAATTCAACAATTTCTCGGCGGTGGCACCGCTGCTTCGCTCAGTTAGCGCAGAAACAGGAGGCGACTCTAAGGGACAATGAAGTTTTTCTTCCCAAAATGCCCCCGTTCGATTACTCTCCTCCTCCGTATACCGGCCCTTCCGCCGATGAAATATTGGCCAAGCGCAAAACCTATCTCAGCCCTTCACTCTTCCACTTCTATAGCAAACCT CTGAACGTGGTGGATGGAAAGAAACAGTATTTGTTCGATGAGAACGGTCGTAGATACTTGGACGGTTTTGCAGGGATTGCTACGGTGGGTTGCGGCCATAGTCATCCTGATGTAGTCCACGCAGTGATTAACCAATTGAAGCGCATCCAACACTCCACAATCCTCTATCTCAACCATGTTATCGTTGATTTCGCGGAGGCCTTAGCCTCCAAAATGCCTGGCAATCTTAAG GTGGTGTTCTTCACAAATTCGGGCACAGAAGCGAATGAATTAGCACTGATGATGGCAAGATTGTACACAGGATCTAATGACATAATTTCACTAAGGAATGCTTATCATGGTAACGCACCTGGAACTATGGCAGCCACAGGCCAGTCCAACTGGAAATTTAACGTTGTTCAG AGTGGACTTCATCATGCCCTGAACCCAGACCCATACAGAGGTGTCTTTGGTTCAGATGGTGAAAAGTATGCAAAAGATGTGCAAGACCTCATTGACTTCGCAACTAGCGGTCATGTTGCTGGGTTCATTTCTGAAGCTATACAG GGAGTTGGTGGCATAGTGGAGTTAGCCCCAGGTTACTTGCCTGCCGTTTATGAAAGTATTAGGAAAGCTGGAGGTCTTTGCATTGCTGATGAGGTTCAGGCCGGGTACGCTCGCACAGGGAGCCATTTCTGGAGCTTTGAGGCCCAAGGTGTTGTTCCCGACATAGTGACAATGGCAAAG GGTATTGGAAATGGCATTCCCCTAGGTGCTGTAGTAACCACTCCTGAGATTGCAGAGGTCCTCACTCGCCGCTCTTACTACAATACTTTTGGAGGAAACCCTTTATCTACAGCAGCAGGGCATGCTGTTTTGAAAGTGATTGAAAAAGAGAAGCTTCAGGAAAATGCATTTGTTGTTGGATCCTATCTGAAAGAAAGACTAACTTCCCTCATGGTTAAGCATGAGA TTATTGGAGATGTAAGAGGAAGAGGCTTATTACTTGGAGTTGAACTTGTCACCGATCGCCAACAGAAAACACCCGCAAAGGCTGAAATTGCACATCTAATGGACCAGATGAAAG AACATGGAGTACTGATTGGGAAAGGTGGATATTACGGAAATGTTTTCAGAGTTACACCTCCTCTCTGTTTCACAAAGGAAGATGCTG ATTTCCTGGTTGATGTTATGGACTACGCCATGTCAAAGATGTAA